In Thermodesulfovibrionales bacterium, one DNA window encodes the following:
- a CDS encoding NusG domain II-containing protein — translation MVSSLNRKAFSIFDGILIACLLGFSLSGITFMHKLSPADNSVIIEVDGRLYGVYQLSEDRILSVEGPLGRTVIEIKEKKVRVLSSPCTNKFCVHQGFLNQGSIICIPNRVVIIIGASPVDAITG, via the coding sequence ATGGTATCAAGTTTAAATAGAAAGGCCTTTTCAATTTTTGATGGGATTCTTATAGCATGCCTACTTGGCTTTTCCCTATCAGGTATTACCTTCATGCATAAATTATCACCTGCAGATAATTCTGTGATAATTGAAGTGGACGGTAGACTTTATGGAGTTTATCAACTTTCAGAAGACAGGATTCTGAGTGTTGAAGGACCTCTTGGAAGGACTGTTATAGAAATAAAGGAGAAAAAGGTGAGGGTTCTAAGTTCACCCTGTACCAATAAATTTTGTGTACATCAGGGATTCCTGAACCAGGGTAGTATAATATGCATTCCGAACAGGGTTGTTATAATAATCGGAGCAAGTCCGGTAGATGCGATTACAGGATAA
- a CDS encoding Gx transporter family protein — translation MRLQDKQRIAVLSAIAIAIHSIENLIPTPIPWLRLGLSNIITLIVFLLFGLRPAFLVTLLRVTLSSMILGTFPGPAFILSLSGGLTGLAGLWLSSFVPLFGITGLSVISASFHILGQLAVAYYLFIKKTEAVLAILPVLIFFSTITGAVNGSIASGIVKKLKEKVRY, via the coding sequence ATGCGATTACAGGATAAGCAGAGGATTGCTGTTCTGAGCGCCATTGCAATTGCAATCCACAGTATTGAGAATCTTATACCCACCCCCATTCCCTGGCTCAGATTGGGACTATCGAATATCATTACATTGATTGTCTTTTTACTTTTCGGTTTAAGACCAGCTTTTCTTGTTACCTTATTGAGGGTTACACTATCTTCTATGATTTTAGGAACCTTTCCAGGACCTGCTTTTATTCTGAGCCTTTCTGGAGGTCTGACAGGTCTTGCTGGATTATGGCTATCAAGTTTTGTGCCCCTTTTTGGTATAACAGGACTGAGTGTGATCTCTGCGTCTTTTCATATACTGGGACAGCTCGCAGTGGCTTATTATCTATTCATTAAAAAAACCGAGGCGGTCCTTGCTATATTGCCTGTGCTTATCTTTTTTTCTACTATTACAGGTGCAGTTAATGGTTCTATTGCTTCCGGAATTGTAAAGAAACTTAAAGAAAAAGTTAGGTATTGA